The sequence below is a genomic window from bacterium.
GAGCGCCGCAAATGCTCTTGCCCAACTTTCAAAAACAGTGCTTAGGTCTCCGATTAGCGGTGTTATTACCAAGAAAAACATTGAAGTGGGAGAAATTATTTCCGCAAACAGCGCCGTCATGTCGGTTATTTCTTCCGACAGATTCGAAGTTGAAGCCAATGTTCCCGAAGCCGATATCGCGAAAGTTGCCGTTGGAAACGAAGCGACGGTTACACTTGACGCGTATGGAAGGGATTCGGTTTTCAAAACACAGGTTGTTGCCGTTGATCCCGCCGAGACCGTCATTGAGGGAGTTTCGACCTATAAAATTACGCTTCAATTTATTGAAGAAGATGAACGAGTGCGTTCCGGAATGACCGCTAACATAGATGTTGTAACGGGTCGCCGTGAAAATGTCCTAACGGTTCCCCAACGCGCGGTCATCCGTTCAAACGGCAATAGAATTGTCCGCGTTAAAATAGGCGAAATCATTGAAGAAAGAAAAGTTGAAACGGGCTTAAGCGGATACGACGGTTCGATTGAAATACTTTCCGGTATCAAGGAGGGCGAGGAGGTCGTTGTCTTTGAACAGTGATATGCCGCTTCTTGAAGTAGAAAACATTACGAAGGAATATGACGACGGGACGAAAGCGCTTCAAGGTGTTTCTTTTTCCATAAATAAAGGAGACTTTGTGGCCATTATGGGTCCGTCAGGCTCCGGTAAATCAACGCTTCTTCACATTCTCGGTTTTCTCGACCAGCACACGAAAGGCGTATTTCGTTTTGACGGGAAGACGGCGGAGGATTTTTCTCCTACGGAAATTGCGCATGTGCGAAACAAAAAAATGGGATTTATATTTCAAGCGTTTAACCTTTTGTCCCGCACAAGTGTTTTGGAAAACGTCAAACTGCCTCTTGTGTATTCAAGTGTGAAAGACGAAACGGTGCGGGAGGAAATGGCGTTAAAAGCGATAGAATCTGTCGGATTGACACATCGTGTTCACCACCTCTCCTCACAGTTGTCCGGCGGGGAAAAACAACGTGTCGCCATTGCCCGCGCTCTTGTGAACAATCCCGATATTATTTTTGCCGATGAACCGACGGGAAACCTGGACTCAAAGTCTGGACAGATGGTTATGGAAATAATCCAGCGTTTAAACGAAGAGAAGGGGCATACGGTT
It includes:
- a CDS encoding ABC transporter ATP-binding protein, which encodes MPLLEVENITKEYDDGTKALQGVSFSINKGDFVAIMGPSGSGKSTLLHILGFLDQHTKGVFRFDGKTAEDFSPTEIAHVRNKKMGFIFQAFNLLSRTSVLENVKLPLVYSSVKDETVREEMALKAIESVGLTHRVHHLSSQLSGGEKQRVAIARALVNNPDIIFADEPTGNLDSKSGQMVMEIIQRLNEEKGHTVILITHETYTAEHAQRIIKVFDGKIESDTKVLNRHRAEEHFTK